From a region of the Panthera uncia isolate 11264 chromosome B1, Puncia_PCG_1.0, whole genome shotgun sequence genome:
- the PGM2 gene encoding phosphopentomutase isoform X2, which translates to MHSPDSPVLLSPPSHCISRFARLAATTFITQGIPVYLFSDITPTPFVPYTVLHLKLCAGIMITASHNPKQDNGYKVYWDNGAQITSPHDKGISRAIEENLEPWPQAWDDSLLNGSPLLHDPSASINKSYFEDLKKYCFHRSVNRETKVKFVHTSVHGVGHDFVQSAFKAFDFAPPEAVPEQKDPDPEFPTVKYPNPEEGKGVLTLSFALADKTKARIILANDPDADRLAVAEKQDSGEWRVFSGNELGALLGWWLFTSWKEKNQDHSALKDIYMLSSTVSSKILRAIALKEGFHFEETLTGFKWMGNRARQLIDQGKNVLFAFEEAIGYMCCPFVLDKDGVSAVVISAELASFLATKNLTLSQQLKAIYVEYGYHITKASYFICHDQGTIKQLFENLRNYDGKNNYPKTCGRFAISGIRDLTTGYDDSQPDKKA; encoded by the exons ATGCACAGTCCTGACAGCcctgttctcctttctcccccatcACACTGCATTTCCAGATTTGCCCGACTTGCTGCAACCACATTTATTACCCAAGGGATTCCTGTGTACCTCTTTTCGGATATAACCCCAACCCCCTTTGTG CCCTACACAGTGCTGCATTTGAAACTCTGTGCTGGAATCATGATAACTGCCTCCCATAACCCAAAGCAAGATAATGGTTACAAG GTCTACTGGGACAACGGAGCTCAGATCACCTCTCCTCATGACAAAGGGATTTCTCGAGCTATTGAAGAAAATCTAGAGCCATGGCCTCAAGCTTGGGATGATTCTTTACTTAATGGCAGTCCACTGCTTCATGACCCAAGTGCTTCCATCAATAAGAGCTACTTTGAAGACctgaaaaaatactgttttcacaG GAGTGTGAACAGGGAGACCAAGGTGAAGTTTGTGCACACCTCTGTCCACGGCGTGGGTCATGACTTCGTGCAGTCGGCTTTCAAGGCTTTTGACTTTGCTCCTCCTGAGGCTGTTCCTGAACAGAAAGATCCCGATCCTGAGTTCCCAACAGTGAAATACCCGAATCCTGAAGAGGGTAAAGGAGTCTTG ACCTTATCTTTTGCCTTGGCTGACAAAACCAAGGCCAGAATCATTTTAGCAAACGACCCGGATGCTGATAGACTCGCTGTGGCAGAAAAGCAGGACAG CGGTGAATGGAGAGTGTTTTCAGGCAATGAGTTGGGGGCCCTCTTGGGCTGGTGGCTTTTTActtcttggaaagaaaagaaccaagaTCACAGTGCCCTCAAAGACATATACATGTTGTCCAGCACCGTCTCCTCCAAAATCTTGCGAGCCATTGCCTTAAAGGAGGGCTTTCACTTTGAG GAAACACTAACTGGCTTTAAGTGGATGGGAAACCGAGCCAGACAGCTAATAGACCAGGGGAAGAATGTCTTATTTGCATTTGAAGAAGCTATCG GATATATGTGCTGCCCTTTTGTTCTGGACAAAGATGGGGTCAGTGCCGTTGTCATAAGCGCAGAGTTGGCTAGCTTTCTAGCAACCAAGAATTTGACTTTGTCTCAGCAGCTAAAGGCCATCTATGTTGA GTATGGCTACCATATTACCAAAGCTTCATATTTTATTTGCCATGATCAAGGCACCATTAAACAATTATTTGAAAACCTTAGAAACTATGATGGGAAGAATAATTATCCAAAAACTTGTGGCAGATTTGCAATTTCTGGTATTAGAGACCTTACAACCGGCTACGATGATAGCCAACCTGACAAAAAAGCT taa